In one window of Desulfovibrio sp. UIB00 DNA:
- a CDS encoding extracellular solute-binding protein: MHAETAAAAAIPRHPAMNRPPYRPLRGILAALRAGVRAALLAAVTVSPALGAPHEVLGLWEDAQQSDSLPPFAHVTPDAPKGGRLRLSAIGTFDSFNPFSPRGVSAAQLGLTYETLGVSQRGTQEFIMRGLLAESFDLSPDRSTLRVRLRPQARFSDGVPVTAQDVAFTFTALIKQASPVYRSYYEQVQGVEITGEHEVIFKLASGTNRELPLIVCQMPVLPAHWWQGRNMGDPQTDIMPGSGPYRLTGSVMGSRLIYERRNDWWGQNLPVNQGRYNFDTVQVDYYRDVSVAREAFFAGEADFYSESNIKDWTNAYNVPAVRDGRITRQLQEYASPMGMGGIFMNTRRPALADRRVRQALNLLFDFDWMNSAFFYNAYTRYSNFFTGSPFAAQPLPSAGELELMERWRDRLDPAVFGPLPAQPAGGRDTERQRMRAALHLLEQAGWHIQNGEMLNAQGQSFSLTILTSSPSMQRVYTPFRNTLKRLGITLNVRLVDQTQYVSRVRAFDFDLIQATVRQSSNPGNEQRNYWSSAAAGARGSRNYAGIRDTVIDSLVDELVAAPTREDLHTRAALLDRLLQHGCYVIPAWYSGSMRIAWWKDRITPPAEQDNEGVDIMAWHVPATGATPPPQAVPAAAVQTYREAR, translated from the coding sequence ATGCATGCTGAAACGGCAGCGGCAGCCGCCATTCCACGTCACCCAGCCATGAATCGCCCGCCTTACAGGCCGTTGCGCGGCATTCTTGCTGCGCTCAGGGCTGGCGTGCGCGCGGCGCTGCTGGCCGCCGTCACAGTTTCGCCCGCCCTGGGCGCGCCCCATGAGGTTCTGGGTCTGTGGGAGGATGCGCAGCAAAGCGACTCTCTCCCGCCATTTGCCCACGTCACCCCGGACGCGCCCAAGGGCGGGAGGCTCCGCCTGAGCGCCATTGGCACATTCGACAGCTTCAATCCCTTCAGCCCCCGTGGCGTCAGCGCGGCGCAGCTTGGCCTGACTTACGAAACCCTTGGCGTGAGCCAGCGCGGTACGCAGGAATTCATCATGCGCGGGCTGCTGGCCGAAAGCTTTGACCTCTCGCCTGACCGCTCAACCCTGCGTGTGCGCCTGCGTCCGCAAGCCCGGTTTTCTGACGGCGTCCCTGTTACAGCGCAGGATGTGGCCTTTACCTTCACAGCCCTCATCAAGCAGGCCTCGCCCGTCTACCGCTCTTATTACGAACAGGTGCAAGGAGTGGAAATTACGGGTGAACATGAGGTCATCTTCAAGCTTGCCTCCGGCACCAACCGCGAACTGCCGCTCATTGTCTGCCAGATGCCCGTATTGCCCGCCCACTGGTGGCAAGGCCGCAATATGGGCGACCCGCAGACGGACATCATGCCCGGCAGCGGCCCCTACCGCCTCACAGGCAGCGTTATGGGCTCGCGCCTCATTTACGAGCGCCGCAATGACTGGTGGGGGCAAAACCTGCCCGTCAATCAGGGCCGCTACAATTTTGATACGGTTCAGGTGGATTATTACCGTGATGTTTCCGTTGCGCGCGAAGCCTTTTTTGCCGGAGAAGCGGATTTTTACAGCGAAAGCAATATCAAGGACTGGACCAATGCCTACAATGTGCCCGCCGTGCGCGATGGACGCATTACACGACAGCTTCAGGAGTATGCCAGCCCCATGGGCATGGGCGGCATTTTCATGAACACCCGCCGCCCGGCACTGGCGGACAGGCGCGTGCGTCAGGCGCTGAACCTGCTGTTTGATTTTGACTGGATGAACAGCGCCTTCTTTTACAATGCCTACACGCGCTACAGCAATTTTTTCACTGGCTCCCCCTTTGCGGCGCAGCCCCTGCCTTCCGCCGGGGAGCTTGAACTCATGGAGCGCTGGCGCGACAGACTTGATCCCGCAGTTTTCGGCCCGCTGCCCGCGCAGCCCGCTGGCGGGCGCGATACCGAGCGCCAAAGAATGCGCGCCGCCCTGCATCTGCTGGAACAAGCCGGCTGGCACATACAAAACGGCGAGATGCTCAACGCTCAGGGCCAATCCTTCAGCCTGACCATCCTGACCAGTTCGCCCTCCATGCAGCGCGTGTACACGCCCTTTCGCAATACGCTCAAAAGGCTTGGCATCACGCTCAACGTACGGCTGGTGGATCAGACCCAGTACGTCAGCCGCGTGCGGGCATTCGACTTTGACCTTATTCAGGCCACGGTGCGGCAGTCGTCCAATCCCGGCAACGAGCAGCGCAACTACTGGTCTTCAGCGGCTGCCGGGGCGCGGGGTTCGCGCAATTATGCGGGCATACGCGATACTGTGATCGATTCGCTGGTGGACGAACTGGTGGCGGCCCCCACCCGCGAGGATCTGCACACCCGCGCCGCACTGCTGGACAGGCTGCTGCAACACGGCTGCTACGTCATCCCCGCATGGTACAGCGGCAGCATGCGCATTGCATGGTGGAAAGACCGCATCACCCCGCCAGCAGAGCAAGACAATGAAGGCGTGGACATCATGGCGTGGCATGTTCCGGCAACCGGGGCTACGCCGCCCCCGCAGGCTGTGCCCGCCGCCGCTGTGCAAACCTACAGGGAGGCGCGCTGA
- the yejB gene encoding microcin C ABC transporter permease YejB — protein MLRYTLRRLLLIFPTLLGILTINFFIVQTAPGGPVEQFIAMLEGSGSAYMERVGSAGADLPAAGMADTAESAYSGARGLNPQTLDAIRKLYGFDKPILTRYVEMLRDFAMFDFGKSLFKADSVAGLLVNALPVSISIGVWSTLFIYLVSIPVGIARAVRRGSTFDFATGAVMVAASAIPGFLFAVLLIVLFAGGSYWQIFPLRGLHTLGYESLPFWRQVLDYMHHMALPVLSMTIGGFAGLTMLTRNSFLDELSKQYVETARAKGLSERTVLYGHVFRNAMLIIIAGLPGAFVRMFFAGSLLIETIFSLNGLGLLGFEAAMQRDYPVMFATLYIFTLIGLVTSIIGDLTMTKVDPRIDFSGRSKA, from the coding sequence ATGCTGCGTTACACTCTTCGCCGTCTGTTGCTGATATTCCCGACTCTGCTGGGCATTCTGACCATCAACTTTTTTATCGTGCAGACTGCGCCCGGCGGGCCCGTGGAGCAGTTCATCGCCATGCTGGAAGGCAGCGGCAGCGCTTATATGGAACGGGTGGGCAGCGCCGGAGCCGACCTGCCCGCAGCAGGCATGGCAGATACTGCTGAAAGTGCCTATTCCGGCGCGCGCGGGCTTAACCCGCAAACGCTGGACGCCATCCGCAAGCTCTATGGCTTCGACAAGCCCATCCTCACCCGCTATGTGGAAATGCTGCGCGACTTTGCCATGTTTGATTTCGGCAAAAGTCTGTTCAAGGCAGACAGCGTAGCTGGGCTGCTTGTAAACGCCTTGCCTGTTTCCATAAGCATCGGCGTGTGGAGCACCCTGTTCATCTACCTTGTGTCCATACCCGTCGGCATAGCCCGGGCCGTGCGCCGGGGCAGCACCTTTGACTTCGCCACCGGGGCCGTCATGGTGGCGGCCAGCGCCATCCCCGGTTTTCTGTTTGCCGTGCTGCTGATCGTGCTGTTTGCGGGCGGCTCCTACTGGCAGATATTCCCGTTGCGGGGCCTGCACACCCTTGGTTACGAGAGCCTGCCCTTCTGGCGGCAGGTGCTGGACTATATGCACCACATGGCCCTGCCCGTGCTTTCCATGACCATCGGCGGTTTTGCCGGGCTCACCATGCTGACCCGCAATTCCTTTCTGGACGAACTGAGCAAGCAGTATGTTGAAACAGCGCGCGCCAAGGGCCTGAGCGAAAGAACCGTGCTGTACGGGCATGTGTTTCGCAACGCCATGCTGATCATCATTGCCGGGCTGCCCGGCGCGTTTGTGCGTATGTTTTTTGCCGGGTCGCTGTTGATAGAGACCATATTCTCGCTCAACGGGCTGGGGCTGCTGGGATTTGAGGCCGCCATGCAGCGGGATTATCCCGTCATGTTCGCCACGCTCTACATTTTCACGCTCATCGGCCTTGTGACGTCCATCATTGGAGATCTGACCATGACAAAGGTTGATCCCCGCATCGATTTCAGCGGGAGGAGCAAGGCATGA
- a CDS encoding ABC transporter permease has protein sequence MNPITRRRWQTFRSNRRAFVSLCLFCLCFTASLCSEFVANDRPLVVSYENRLYFPMFHTLDERVFGGDLPIAADFADPFIQTAIAERGWALWPPVRYSFNTISRQEGTTFPAPPGHGNWLGTDDQGRDILARLLYGFRISVLFGLCLSFFGCAVGMTAGVAQGYYGGLPDLLFQRFMEVWGGIPVLYLIIIISSVMTMGFWALLALMLAFSWMRVVGVVRAESLRARNMEYVRAARALGVPDKSIMLHHVLPNAVVALISILPFLVNASIVTLTSLDFLGFGLPPEYPSLGELVVQGKNNLFAPWIGLAAFFTLAGMLTCLVFIGEGLRDAFDPGVFLSGGTADAKNTQNTWREQA, from the coding sequence ATGAACCCCATCACACGCCGCAGATGGCAGACGTTCCGCAGCAACCGCCGGGCATTCGTCAGCCTGTGCCTGTTCTGCCTGTGCTTTACCGCCAGCCTGTGCTCCGAGTTTGTGGCCAATGACCGTCCTCTGGTGGTGAGCTATGAAAACCGGCTCTACTTTCCCATGTTTCACACTCTTGACGAGCGCGTCTTTGGGGGCGACCTGCCCATTGCCGCCGACTTTGCAGACCCATTCATCCAGACCGCCATTGCGGAGCGCGGCTGGGCCTTGTGGCCCCCGGTGCGCTATTCTTTCAACACCATTTCGCGGCAGGAAGGCACGACCTTTCCCGCGCCGCCAGGGCACGGCAACTGGCTGGGCACGGATGATCAGGGGCGGGACATACTGGCGCGGCTGCTTTATGGATTCCGCATTTCCGTACTGTTCGGTCTGTGCCTCTCTTTTTTCGGCTGCGCTGTGGGAATGACCGCAGGGGTTGCCCAGGGCTATTACGGCGGGCTGCCAGACCTGCTGTTTCAGCGCTTCATGGAGGTGTGGGGCGGAATTCCCGTGCTGTACCTCATCATCATCATTTCCAGCGTCATGACCATGGGATTCTGGGCGCTGCTTGCCCTCATGCTGGCCTTCAGCTGGATGCGCGTGGTGGGCGTGGTGCGGGCCGAGAGCCTGCGGGCGCGCAACATGGAATACGTGCGGGCGGCCCGCGCGCTGGGCGTGCCGGATAAAAGCATCATGCTGCACCATGTGTTGCCCAACGCTGTTGTGGCCCTGATCTCCATTCTGCCCTTCCTGGTCAATGCTTCCATCGTCACCCTGACATCACTGGACTTTCTGGGTTTTGGCCTGCCGCCGGAATACCCCTCGCTGGGCGAACTGGTGGTGCAGGGCAAAAACAACCTCTTTGCCCCGTGGATAGGCCTTGCCGCCTTTTTTACCCTTGCGGGCATGCTGACCTGCCTCGTTTTCATTGGCGAGGGCCTGCGCGATGCCTTTGACCCCGGCGTGTTTTTGAGCGGCGGAACGGCAGACGCAAAGAACACGCAAAACACATGGAGGGAGCAGGCATGA
- a CDS encoding dipeptide ABC transporter ATP-binding protein — MSLLDVQNLHVAFARADARGNAQNGNGVSAPVGLSAARGTAVRDVSFSVEKGQCVALVGESGAGKTLTSRSIVRLLPGGAHVTQGRILFKGEDVLSLPDKAVMALRGRKIGMVFQDPLAALNPLHRVGDQVAECLRAHESLSEEQVRSRVLDLFDLVRLDHAVERYGAYPHQLSGGQRQRIMLALSVANKPDLLIADEPTTALDATVQQAILELLRDMRAELGMSLLLVSHDLGMVRRFADTVHVMRHGEIVESSSSLFADPQHEYTRALLHTGSRQWAEDVPRHGGSPILEAQGLSVDFCRPKTRLFQRAQPPYTALDNVSFALHQGECLGIVGESGSGKSSLALAVLRLVTSRGGILLMGKEIQNLTHAQMAPLRASIQVVFQNPYLSLNPRMCVHDLVEEGLRVHAPRVQDRPQRVLEALRDVGLSPAYASRFPHELSGGERQRVAIARALVLRPRVLLLDEPTSSLDRALQFQIIELLRGLQQRFGMSLIFISHDLTLVKGFCQRVLVLDKGKCVEQGPVREVFCQPQSAKLRELLKASAQSEDQHLPPAGPVAARPTLRRINPQKLGAASAASRKTHKRGMLFSLGVHAALFICLWGIPLQASGGGESSMRVSLVGMGMGTATQGASKASATKGTDPTATAREERNAPVEEKERPKDKKTPQAEQPVEQPDLILKKKCEPKRPPKKEHQQKRLTAKTEDRPPMETPPPSLGSEARQGPDSESGGSAAEAQGSGRNDGGQGGGSGGGLGMHQGRGQGAGSVYGFNQWDQSPVPIHRVKPNYPPAAKRIGKEGTVIVRAVIDAQGKVVRAVVLPGKETQHFKEETLEAVQRWRFAPGKVGGKPVMCVVEFPVDFSISR; from the coding sequence ATGAGCCTTCTTGACGTTCAAAACCTGCATGTGGCCTTTGCCAGAGCTGATGCAAGAGGCAATGCGCAAAATGGAAATGGCGTATCCGCCCCGGTAGGCCTTAGCGCAGCTAGAGGCACAGCGGTACGCGATGTTTCGTTCAGTGTGGAGAAAGGCCAGTGCGTTGCCCTTGTGGGCGAGAGCGGCGCGGGCAAAACCCTCACCTCCCGTTCCATCGTGCGTCTGCTCCCCGGCGGGGCGCACGTAACCCAGGGGCGCATTCTGTTTAAGGGCGAGGACGTGCTCAGCCTGCCGGACAAGGCCGTCATGGCCCTGCGCGGACGCAAAATCGGCATGGTTTTTCAGGATCCGCTGGCCGCGCTCAATCCCCTGCACCGCGTGGGCGATCAGGTGGCCGAATGCCTGCGCGCGCACGAAAGCCTGAGCGAAGAACAGGTGCGCTCGCGAGTGCTGGATCTCTTTGACCTTGTGCGGCTCGACCATGCTGTGGAACGCTACGGGGCCTACCCGCACCAGCTTTCCGGCGGGCAAAGGCAGCGCATCATGCTTGCCCTGTCTGTGGCCAACAAGCCCGACCTGCTTATTGCGGATGAACCCACAACGGCTCTGGACGCCACCGTGCAACAGGCCATTCTGGAGCTTTTGCGCGACATGCGCGCGGAACTGGGCATGAGCCTGCTGCTTGTGAGCCATGATCTGGGCATGGTGCGGCGCTTTGCGGATACGGTTCACGTGATGCGCCACGGCGAAATTGTGGAGTCGTCCTCCTCGCTCTTTGCAGACCCACAGCACGAATACACCCGCGCCCTGCTCCACACAGGCAGCCGTCAGTGGGCCGAGGACGTCCCCCGGCATGGCGGCAGCCCCATTCTGGAGGCGCAGGGTCTGAGCGTGGATTTTTGCCGCCCGAAAACGCGGCTTTTCCAGCGTGCGCAGCCGCCCTATACAGCGCTGGACAACGTAAGCTTTGCCCTGCATCAGGGCGAATGCCTGGGTATTGTGGGCGAGAGCGGGTCAGGCAAATCAAGTCTGGCCCTGGCAGTGCTGCGGCTTGTGACCAGCCGTGGCGGAATTCTCCTTATGGGCAAAGAAATCCAGAACCTGACCCATGCGCAAATGGCGCCCCTGCGCGCCAGCATCCAGGTGGTCTTTCAAAATCCTTATCTTTCGCTCAATCCGCGTATGTGCGTGCATGACCTCGTTGAGGAAGGTCTGCGTGTGCACGCCCCGCGAGTGCAGGACAGGCCGCAGCGCGTCCTTGAGGCCTTGCGGGATGTGGGGCTTTCCCCGGCATATGCCAGCCGTTTTCCGCACGAACTTTCCGGCGGTGAACGCCAGCGCGTAGCCATTGCGCGCGCCCTTGTGCTGCGCCCCCGCGTACTGCTGCTGGACGAGCCCACCTCATCATTGGACAGGGCGCTGCAATTTCAGATCATTGAACTGCTGCGCGGCTTGCAGCAACGCTTTGGCATGTCGCTGATCTTTATCAGCCATGATCTCACACTGGTGAAAGGCTTTTGCCAGCGGGTGCTCGTGCTGGACAAGGGCAAATGCGTGGAACAGGGGCCAGTGCGTGAGGTCTTTTGCCAGCCGCAGTCGGCCAAATTGCGCGAACTGCTCAAAGCTTCCGCCCAGAGCGAAGACCAGCATCTGCCCCCCGCTGGCCCTGTGGCGGCGCGCCCCACCCTGCGGCGCATCAATCCGCAAAAACTGGGCGCTGCTTCTGCCGCATCCCGGAAAACGCACAAAAGAGGCATGCTGTTCTCGCTGGGCGTACACGCCGCGCTATTTATATGTCTGTGGGGCATTCCCTTGCAGGCCTCTGGCGGCGGAGAATCGTCCATGCGGGTTTCCCTTGTGGGCATGGGCATGGGCACTGCCACGCAAGGTGCAAGCAAAGCCTCGGCCACCAAAGGCACTGATCCCACCGCCACAGCCAGGGAGGAGCGCAACGCCCCGGTTGAGGAAAAAGAACGGCCCAAGGACAAAAAAACGCCGCAGGCCGAGCAGCCAGTTGAACAGCCGGATCTGATACTCAAAAAAAAGTGCGAGCCAAAGCGTCCGCCCAAAAAGGAGCATCAGCAAAAACGGCTCACGGCCAAAACAGAAGACCGCCCCCCCATGGAAACACCGCCGCCCTCACTGGGCAGTGAAGCCCGGCAGGGGCCGGATAGTGAGTCCGGAGGCAGCGCCGCCGAAGCTCAGGGCAGCGGCAGAAACGATGGAGGACAGGGCGGCGGCAGCGGCGGCGGGCTTGGCATGCATCAGGGGCGTGGTCAGGGCGCTGGCTCGGTATACGGCTTCAACCAGTGGGATCAGTCGCCAGTGCCCATCCACCGGGTAAAACCCAACTACCCGCCTGCGGCTAAACGCATTGGCAAGGAAGGCACCGTCATTGTGCGGGCCGTCATTGACGCCCAGGGCAAGGTGGTGCGCGCCGTGGTTCTGCCGGGCAAGGAAACGCAGCACTTCAAGGAAGAAACCCTTGAAGCCGTACAGCGCTGGCGCTTTGCCCCCGGCAAGGTGGGCGGCAAACCTGTGATGTGCGTGGTGGAATTTCCCGTCGATTTCAGCATCAGCAGATAA
- a CDS encoding MotA/TolQ/ExbB proton channel family protein, which yields MDSMIQAVLQATFVSKCVLALLLCMSVASWAYMCSKWMLLRTAQQRTQAGLAAFDEAGELSRALPVLANDKHSPLFGIARRAIREFNRISRTGDVDRLLNDNVRRALHFAVAEEIAVLKSSLALLATAANTAPFIGLFGTVWGIMHSFTAIAQMKSVSLATVAPGIAEALIATAVGLFVAIPAVCGYNVFRAKLAHIEGVCINFAGQMLNRLQHEAPQHADGIAFSEER from the coding sequence ATGGATTCCATGATTCAGGCGGTGTTGCAGGCAACATTTGTTTCCAAGTGCGTGCTGGCGCTGCTCTTGTGCATGTCTGTGGCAAGCTGGGCCTATATGTGCAGCAAATGGATGTTGCTGCGCACCGCCCAGCAACGCACGCAGGCGGGGCTGGCGGCGTTTGACGAGGCCGGGGAACTGAGCCGGGCGCTGCCAGTGCTGGCAAATGACAAACACTCTCCCCTTTTTGGCATTGCGCGCCGCGCCATCCGCGAATTCAACCGTATTTCCCGCACGGGCGACGTTGACCGCCTGTTGAACGACAATGTGCGCAGGGCCTTGCACTTTGCCGTGGCGGAAGAAATCGCCGTTCTCAAATCTTCTCTGGCTCTGCTTGCCACCGCAGCCAACACTGCCCCCTTTATCGGCCTGTTCGGCACGGTGTGGGGCATCATGCATTCCTTCACCGCCATTGCCCAGATGAAGAGCGTTTCGCTGGCAACAGTCGCGCCCGGCATTGCCGAAGCGCTCATCGCCACCGCTGTGGGCCTGTTTGTGGCCATCCCCGCCGTGTGCGGCTACAACGTGTTCCGCGCCAAGCTGGCCCATATTGAGGGCGTATGCATCAACTTTGCAGGCCAGATGCTCAATCGCCTGCAACACGAAGCACCGCAACACGCTGACGGCATAGCCTTTTCAGAGGAGCGCTAA
- the tolR gene encoding protein TolR: protein MAASSADDDFVADINVTPFVDVMLVLLIIFMVTAPMMTEGLDVALPKVETSEVLPTDDDHVILTVKNGGALFLNEQETDMDNLPDALGARVKDSGRQLFVRADKDVPYGMVMSVMDRVRGAGIKDVGLVTTSVPDGGAEDKGK, encoded by the coding sequence ATGGCCGCATCTTCCGCCGACGACGATTTTGTTGCCGACATCAACGTCACGCCCTTTGTGGACGTGATGCTGGTCTTGCTGATCATCTTTATGGTCACAGCCCCCATGATGACCGAAGGGCTTGATGTTGCCCTACCCAAGGTGGAGACCTCCGAAGTGCTGCCCACGGATGACGACCACGTTATCCTGACGGTCAAAAATGGCGGCGCGCTGTTTCTCAACGAGCAGGAAACAGACATGGACAATCTGCCGGATGCTCTGGGCGCGCGGGTTAAGGACAGCGGGCGGCAGCTCTTTGTTCGGGCCGACAAGGATGTTCCCTACGGCATGGTTATGAGCGTGATGGATAGGGTGCGCGGCGCTGGCATCAAGGATGTGGGCCTTGTGACCACCTCCGTTCCGGATGGTGGAGCTGAAGATAAAGGCAAATGA
- a CDS encoding ABC transporter substrate-binding protein: MRKLLLVALLLCMGAVICGGPVATLAADKPVEISTCWMDESPGFNIWYAKKMGWDKEEGLDIKMLLFNSGPAQMEALPAKEWVLGSTGVGGQLIGGIRYNIYSVAPIISEGEVHVLYLRPDSPAAKVKGYNPKYPNVYGSPETVKGMKILYTSQTTVHYMIGKWLSILGLTEADVTLVNMEQPSAVPAFEKGIGDAVCLWAPFTFVADSRKWQRAGSMTDMDCITVSSLVGDKKWCDENPELVAKFLRVYLRGSNMLREEGPSPRIIKEYRQYMNEFAGIRMTDEEAKLDIQIHPRWSYEETMALLDRSKGESQADKWQNSVADFFGSIKRFSPAEIKKFKDAQINTDKFLKQVQLPIPSWK, from the coding sequence ATGAGAAAACTGCTTCTGGTCGCGCTTCTGCTTTGCATGGGCGCTGTCATCTGCGGCGGCCCCGTCGCCACTCTGGCAGCCGACAAGCCCGTTGAAATTTCCACCTGCTGGATGGACGAATCCCCGGGCTTCAACATCTGGTACGCCAAGAAAATGGGTTGGGACAAGGAAGAAGGCCTGGACATCAAGATGTTGCTGTTCAACAGCGGCCCTGCCCAGATGGAAGCCCTGCCCGCCAAGGAATGGGTGCTCGGTTCCACGGGCGTTGGCGGTCAGCTGATCGGCGGCATCCGTTACAATATCTACTCCGTGGCCCCCATCATCAGCGAAGGCGAAGTGCACGTGCTTTACCTGCGCCCCGACAGCCCCGCCGCCAAGGTCAAGGGCTACAACCCCAAGTATCCCAACGTGTACGGCAGCCCTGAAACCGTCAAGGGCATGAAGATTCTGTACACCTCCCAGACCACCGTTCACTATATGATCGGCAAGTGGCTGAGCATCCTTGGCCTTACCGAAGCCGACGTGACCCTAGTGAACATGGAACAGCCCTCTGCCGTGCCTGCTTTTGAAAAGGGCATTGGCGACGCCGTGTGCCTGTGGGCGCCCTTTACCTTTGTGGCTGATTCCCGCAAGTGGCAGCGCGCTGGCTCCATGACCGATATGGACTGCATCACTGTGTCTTCGCTCGTGGGCGACAAAAAATGGTGCGATGAAAACCCCGAACTGGTTGCCAAGTTCCTGCGCGTGTACCTGCGCGGTTCCAACATGCTGCGCGAAGAAGGCCCCAGCCCCCGCATCATCAAGGAATACCGCCAGTACATGAACGAATTCGCCGGTATCCGCATGACAGACGAAGAAGCCAAGCTCGACATCCAGATTCACCCCCGCTGGTCTTATGAAGAAACCATGGCTCTGCTCGACAGATCCAAGGGCGAATCGCAGGCCGACAAGTGGCAGAATTCTGTGGCCGACTTCTTTGGCAGCATCAAGCGCTTCTCGCCTGCTGAAATCAAGAAGTTCAAGGACGCCCAGATCAATACCGACAAGTTCCTGAAGCAGGTTCAGCTGCCCATTCCCAGCTGGAAGTAG
- a CDS encoding ABC transporter ATP-binding protein, with protein MNVKDTQPKIVCDNISKTFIQKGTQVVPVLENISLEVRDQEFLVILGPGQCGKTTLLRILAGLESPSSGAAYLDGKQIVAPGPQIGLVFQSYKLFPWKTVRQNVEIGLEVRGLEPAKIREISNHYLGMVGLQGFEDYYPHQLSGGMKQRVGIARAYALNPEVLLLDEPFGQLDAQTRFFMEQETERIWHMDKRTMIFVTNNIDEALFLADRIVTMEDKLPGHVHTSYDVPLPRPRDTMDPAFLELRARITEEQKLTL; from the coding sequence CTGAACGTGAAAGACACGCAGCCAAAAATTGTCTGTGACAATATAAGCAAAACCTTCATCCAGAAGGGAACCCAGGTGGTTCCGGTTCTGGAAAACATCTCCCTTGAGGTGCGCGATCAGGAGTTTCTGGTCATCCTCGGGCCGGGCCAGTGCGGCAAAACAACCTTGCTGCGCATCCTCGCCGGGCTTGAATCGCCTTCGTCCGGCGCGGCTTATCTGGACGGCAAGCAGATTGTGGCCCCAGGCCCGCAGATCGGCCTGGTGTTTCAGAGCTACAAGCTCTTTCCGTGGAAGACCGTGCGCCAGAACGTGGAAATCGGCCTTGAAGTACGCGGGCTTGAGCCTGCGAAGATCCGTGAGATTTCCAATCACTATCTTGGCATGGTGGGTCTGCAAGGCTTTGAGGATTACTATCCTCACCAGCTTTCGGGCGGCATGAAGCAGCGTGTGGGCATTGCCCGCGCCTATGCTCTCAACCCCGAGGTGCTGCTGCTTGATGAACCCTTTGGTCAGCTTGACGCCCAGACCCGCTTTTTCATGGAGCAGGAGACCGAGCGCATATGGCACATGGACAAGCGTACCATGATTTTTGTGACCAACAACATTGATGAAGCCCTGTTCCTCGCCGACCGCATCGTCACCATGGAAGACAAGCTGCCGGGGCATGTGCACACTTCGTATGATGTGCCCCTGCCGCGCCCGCGCGACACCATGGATCCCGCGTTCCTTGAACTGCGGGCCAGAATTACGGAAGAACAGAAGCTTACGCTCTAG
- a CDS encoding ABC transporter permease, producing MQSSSASNGQTQSVCNETIKNTKKYEFSLIRALKSEYFLYIVSLVCFFGLWQWAATSNVFGYSSALATPFQVVESLHDLSVNKLSGLGLLEHLWISTRRVIIGFLIAAGFGIPLGLFMAFNETFRAIVKPIFDMFKPMPPLAWISVAILWFGIGEAPKIFIIVIGSFVPVVLNSYSCLQLIEPEFFDVVRIIGGKRWDEIRLVCIPGALPAITAGLQIAMSSAWTCVVAAELVNSRSGLGYIIVQGMKLSDPGMIIGGMLIITAVSLVFTLGMDLLTRKLCPWQREIENL from the coding sequence ATGCAGTCTTCCTCGGCGTCCAACGGGCAGACCCAGAGCGTCTGCAATGAAACCATCAAGAACACGAAAAAGTACGAGTTTTCGCTGATCCGTGCCCTCAAGAGCGAATACTTCTTGTACATCGTTTCGCTGGTATGCTTTTTCGGCCTGTGGCAGTGGGCTGCCACGTCCAACGTGTTCGGCTACAGCAGCGCACTGGCCACGCCCTTTCAGGTGGTGGAAAGCCTGCACGACCTGAGCGTCAACAAGCTCTCCGGCCTCGGCCTGCTCGAACATCTGTGGATCAGTACGCGCCGCGTTATCATCGGCTTTTTGATCGCCGCTGGCTTTGGCATCCCGCTGGGTCTGTTCATGGCCTTCAACGAAACGTTCCGCGCCATTGTGAAGCCCATTTTCGACATGTTCAAGCCCATGCCGCCCCTGGCCTGGATTTCTGTGGCCATTCTGTGGTTCGGCATTGGCGAAGCACCCAAGATTTTCATCATCGTCATTGGCTCCTTTGTGCCGGTGGTGCTCAACTCTTACAGCTGCCTGCAACTCATCGAACCCGAATTTTTCGATGTGGTGCGCATCATCGGCGGCAAGCGCTGGGACGAAATCCGTCTTGTGTGCATTCCCGGCGCGCTGCCCGCCATTACGGCAGGTTTGCAGATCGCCATGTCCAGCGCCTGGACATGCGTTGTGGCTGCGGAGCTTGTGAATTCCCGTTCCGGCCTTGGCTACATCATTGTGCAGGGTATGAAGCTGTCCGACCCCGGCATGATTATCGGCGGCATGCTCATTATTACCGCCGTGTCGCTGGTGTTCACCCTGGGGATGGATCTGCTGACCCGCAAGCTGTGCCCCTGGCAGCGTGAAATCGAGAATCTTTAG